One Oreochromis niloticus isolate F11D_XX linkage group LG16, O_niloticus_UMD_NMBU, whole genome shotgun sequence genomic window carries:
- the tbr1b gene encoding T-box brain protein 1b gives MQVENCISPASDLSKKFMNVGSGFSSSNGSELSLQDHPIISASDNLERSSPLKKNSREMTNQSEADNFPDSKDASGDVQRGKLSPDLHGVSDIRHNFDGSAGERCIFSPSTQPQSVSAAPSAMFPYPSQHGPAHPAFSIGSPSRYMAHHPVITNGAYNSLLTNTSPQGYPTAGYPYAQQYGHTYQGGAFYQFSSAQAGLVPGKAQVYLCNRALWLKFHRHQTEMIITKQGRRMFPFLSFNISGLDPTAHYNIFVDVILADPNHWRFQGGKWVPCGKADTNVIGNRVYMHPDSPNTGAHWMRQEISFGKLKLTNNKGASNNTGQMVVLQSLHKYQPRLHVVEVNEDGTEDTSQPGRVQTFTFSETQFIAVTAYQNTDITQLKIDHNPFAKGFRDNYDTVYTGCDIDRLTPSPGDSPRSQIVPGARYAMPSSFLQDQFVSTYAKSRFHPGVGTGPGTERSVPLGNSLLSPQQTEEPSVATPPQRWFVTPANNRLDFAASAYDAADFAGNAATLLSYAAAGVKALPLPTAGCSNRPLGYYADPSGWGGRTPPQYCGVNSKSSSVFSCWPTNTIGGRTGTSYLSEEGDSITTERSPIGGSEETKPKDMTSESSWIETPSSIKSIDSSDSGIFEQAKRRRISPSATPVSETVSPLKSELLTPRECEKNCTKDIGYYSFYPHS, from the exons ATGCAGGTCGAGAATTGCATCTCGCCGGCGAGTGATCTCTCCAAGAAATTTATGAATGTGGGCAGTGGCTTTTCGAGCTCCAATGGATCAGAGCTTTCGTTGCAGGACCATCCTATTATATCTGCAAGTGACAACCTGGAGAGAAGTTCACCTCTGAAAAAAAACTCCAGGGAGATGACGAATCAGTCAGAGGCAGACAATTTTCCCGACTCCAAGGACGCATCAGGGGACGTCCAGAGGGGCAAACTCTCTCCTGATCTTCACGGAGTCTCTGACATCCGTCATAATTTCGATGGATCTGCAGGAGAAAGGTGCATCTTTTCTCCATCTACCCAGCCGCAGTCAGTCTCAGCAGCTCCCAGTGCCATGTTCCCTTACCCGAGCCAGCATGGACCAGCGCACCCGGCTTTTTCTATCGGAAGTCCCAGCCGATACATGGCACATCATCCGGTCATAACCAATGGAGCTTACAACAGCCTTTTAACCAACACTTCTCCTCAAGGCTACCCGACAGCGGGTTACCCTTACGCGCAACAGTATGGACACACATACCAAGGAGGTGCTTTTTACCAGTTCTCCTCAGCGCAAGCAGGACTGGTTCCGGGGAAAGCGCAGGTGTATCTGTGCAACAGGGCCCTGTGGCTGAAGTTTCACAGACACCAAACAGAGATGATCATCACAAAGCAAGGACG ACGAATGTTTCCATTTTTAAGCTTCAACATTTCTGGCCTTGACCCAACTGCCCACTACAATATATTTGTGGATGTAATACTCGCCGATCCAAATCACTGGCGATTTCAAGGAGGAAAGTGGGTGCCTTGCGGAAAAGCAGACACGAATGTCATAG gCAATAGGGTTTACATGCACCCGGATTCGCCAAATACCGGTGCGCACTGGATGCGTCAAGAAATATCATTTGGAAAGCTTAAGCTCACAAACAACAAAGGTGCCTCCAACAACACGGGGCAG ATGGTGGTTCTCCAGTCTCTCCACAAGTACCAGCCCAGGCTCCATGTGGTGGAAGTAAACGAGGATGGGACAGAAGACACCAGCCAGCCAGGAAGAGTCCAGACTTTCACCTTCTCAGAAACGCAATTCATCGCTGTCACAGCTTACCAGAATACCGAT ATTACGCAACTGAAAATTGACCACAATCCATTCGCTAAAGGATTTCGGGACAACTATGACAC TGTCTACACAGGCTGCGACATTGACCGCCTAACTCCATCACCGGGTGACTCTCCGCGTTCACAGATCGTGCCGGGTGCGAGATATGCCATGCCTAGCTCTTTCCTGCAGGACCAATTTGTCAGCACTTATGCCAAATCTCGCTTTCACCCTGGCGTGGGGACTGGGCCTGGCACGGAGCGCAGCGTCCCACTCGGCAACAGCTTGCTATCCCCGCAGCAAACCGAGGAGCCCAGTGTTGCCACCCCCCCGCAGCGATGGTTTGTCACCCCTGCCAACAACCGACTGGACTTTGCTGCCTCGGCATACGACGCCGCTGATTTTGCCGGTAACGCGGCCACCTTACTGTCCTACGCAGCGGCCGGAGTGAAGGCTCTTCCCCTGCCGACTGCAGGCTGCTCCAACCGGCCTCTTGGCTATTACGCAGACCCGTCTGGCTGGGGAGGACGCACGCCGCCGCAGTATTGTGGTGTAAATAGTAAATCCAGCTCGGTCTTTTCCTGCTGGCCCACTAACACCATCGGTGGCAGAACAGGCACCAGCTACCTGTCCGAGGAGGGAGACTCCATCACCACAGAGAGATCGCCCATCGGCGGCTCGGAGGAGACCAAACCTAAAGACATGACGTCTGAGTCGAGCTGGATTGAGACGCCGTCCTCCATCAAGTCCATCGATTCGAGCGATTCTGGTATCTTTGAACAGGCCAAGCGGAGAAGGATCTCACCTTCTGCAACACCGGTTTCAGAGACAGTGTCCCCGTTAAAGTCTGAGCTGCTGACACCGAGAGAGTGTGAGAAAAACTGCACAAAGGACATTGGTTATTACAGTTTCTATCCTCACAGTTAA